Part of the Desulfovibrio desulfuricans genome, GATCATGGCATGCCTGCGGCAAGGATATATGGGCAGAAGCTCGGCCCGGAGAGATTGGAACTTGTGAAACCGGGAATGACCGATGCAGGAAGGTTTTTGGGGGGCATGTGCCGCCCCAAATCCGTATCAAAAAGCCGTGCCTGGGGGCTTCTCTAACTCAATGATTCTGCGCCAAGGGCAAGGAAAAAGGCTTTTTTTACGAAAGGAGTGTACTCTTACGGTACATGACTGGAGTAAAAAATATCCTTTTGACGCAGCCAGTTGGACAAAAGAATGAGTTAGAGACTGACCCTAAGCCGGATTGATGCCCAGTTCCACCAGCAGGTTCTCAAGCCATACGATCATGCGGTCGCGCAGTTCGGGCGAGGCATAGTGCACACATTCGCAGCGCATGCGGCCACGCGCGCGCACAAGCAGCTCAAGGCGCACAAAATTTTCTTCAATTTCCAGCCCCATGACGTGGGGGCCGCAGCTTTCCTCATGCTCCTGCTGCACTGGCGAGAGCATGTCGGCGGGAACGGGCAGCCAGAAGAGGCCGTCCATGCCCGAGGTAAGCTCCATCTCGGTGAGGGTGGCACTCAGTTTTGCGGTATCTTCTTCCGTGATGTCGTCAATTCCGTACCAGCGCATCAGTGTTCCTCCGAATAGGGGCAGCCAGTTTTATCCAGATTGAAAATACGGCGCGCAATGCTGATGCGCGGGCCGTTGCCCTCCTGGGACATGCTGCCGCGCTTGAGAAACATGATGGGGTCATGGTTGAGCTTGCGCACCAGCGCACCCACCAGAGCCTCAAGGGCATCGCGGGTTTCATCGTTCACCGGGCCGAGCCTTTTGAGGGTCTTGGCCAGTTCTTCCTGTCCCATGCGTTCGCCGCGCTGGATGAGGTCAACGATGGTGGGCTGGACGTCGAGGCTTGAAAGCCAGCGGGAGAACAGCAGCACTTCCTCATTGACGATATCTGCGGCCTTGGCGGCTTCGTCGCGTCGAGTGGCGAGGTTTTCTTCCACCACTTCCTTGAGGTCGTCAATGTCGTACAGATAGACGTTGTCGAGGCCGTTGACGTCCGGGTCGATGTCGCGCGGCACGGCAATGTCGATAAAGAACATGGGCCTGTTTTTGCGGGCCTTGAGCACGGCGCGGATGTCGCGCGCGCGGATGATGGGTTCCTGCGAACCGGTGGAGGTGATGATGATGTCCACCTCTGTCAGGTGCTCTGCCATGTCTTCAAAGGGGATAGCCCGTCCCTTGAACTGCTTTGCCAGCTCCTGCCCGCGCTCGAGCGTGCGGTTGGCAACCAGAATTTCATCAATGCCCGACTGCAAAAGGTGCATGGCGGCAAGTTCGGCCATTTCGCCTGCGCCCACCAGCATTGCCTTATGGGTCTTCATGTCGCCAAAAATGCGTTTGGCAAGCTCCACGGCGGCATAACTGATGGAAACCGCGCTGGAGGCCACCGCAGTTTCTGTGCGCACCCTTTTGGCTACGGAAAAAGCCTTGTGCACCAGCCTGTTAAGTATAACGCCCGTGGCGTGGCACTTGACCGCCTTGCGGTAGGCGGTTTTGAGCTGGCCCAGAATCTGCGGTTCGCCCAGCACCATGGAATCAAGGCTGGACGCCACAGAAAACAGATGGCGCACCGCCTCCAGATTCTTGTGCACATAGACGTAGGGCTTGAGTTCCTCGGGCTTCGCGCCGCGCGCAACGGCCCAGTTTTCAAGCATCTGCCCGGCTACGTCGCCGTTGCCGGCGGCCAGCAGCTCCACGCGGTTACAGGTGGAAAGGATCACGCTTTCGCTCACCGCGCCAACACACGGCACGGCCCAATGCTCTTCATCGCAGTGGTTGACCAGGGCAAAGCGCTCGCGCACGTCCACGCTGGCAGTGCGATGATTCAGGCCGACAAGAAAGATATCACAGTCCATGATGATAGCCCGGTCAGCGCCGGATGAATGCGTGGTGTGTTTCCATGAAGGTATTCACCACAATGATTGAAAAGAGGCAGAGAATAAATACAAAAACAGCCAGTTGCGCAGGCTTGCGGCCCTTCCAGCCCTTGGTGAGGCGGTTGTGGAAAAGCACGGAGTAGAACAGCCAGATCACAATGCTGATAACTTCCTTGGGGTCGCCCGTAACCGTGCCGCCAAATACCGGCTTGGCCCAGATAAGCCCGGAAACGATGCCCAGAGTGTACATGGGGAAGCCGATCATGGTCGTGATGGCATTGATTTTATCAAGCATGGAGAGGGCGGGCATGTCGAGCCAAAAGCCCTTCATGGTCAGCTTGCTTTTGATGCGCCCCTCCATGAACAGAAAGAGCGCTCCGGCGGCAAAGGCCAGCGCCAGCAGGGCAAGGCTCAAAAAGAGCGAGCCGATGTGCAGGGCGTAAAACGAGGTGTTGAGCGAGGGCGGAACCTGCACCACCGAGGCCAGATACGGGGCCGACATGGCAAAGAGCATAAGCCCGAGCGGCGTGGCGAATACCAGCGGAATCTCCTGCCGCAGCTTGGCCCAGGCGGCAATGCCGCAGAGCACCACAAACCAGGCCATGAGCTGAAAGTACGCGCCAGCGCTCAGGCCGCCGGGCAGGGCCTTGTGAAAGCCCAGAAAGAGCATGAGCGTCTGGCAGGCAAAGCCCGCCAGCGCCACGCTACAGCCTATCTTGCGCCACAGGGCGCTGCGCGCGGCAACGCCCGCAAGCCCTGCAACACTGGCCGAGCCATAGAGCAGCAGGGTTACGGCGGTGGAAAATTCAGGGGAGATCATGGAGCAACTCCGCTATATTGGCGTGCAGTGCGGGCGGAAGCGCCGCCTGCAAATAACGCGTACAGTTTTCATGGTCGTGTTCTTCCAGCCACTGTTGCAGAGGTGATTCTGCCAGCTTGCGGAACAATCCGGTATTCTGCCCTGTATCGTGCCCCAAGGCAAGAACCAGAGGCCGCAGCCGACCCATCAGGGTTGCCATGCGCGAACGCGGTTCAAGCCAGCGCTCAAGTTCGCCCTTCCAGCGGCGGGCCAGCGCGGGGCTTGCCCCGCCAGTGGAAAGCGCCGCCGCAAGCGGGGTGCTGCGGGCCACGGCTGGCACCTGAAAACAGCCCTCATCCGGATTGCTCGCGCTGTTGCACAAAATACCCGCAACGGCGCACAGGGCGGCAATGCGGCTGTTTTCCGCAGCGCTGCCCGTGGCGGCAAATACCAGCCCGCAGCCATTGAGGTCGGCAGTCTCGCAGGCGCGGCGTTCAAAGTGTACCCTTGGGTCGCGTAGCAGTTCCGCCGCTTCCGGCGCTGATTCCGTCGCAGGCCCGGCAGGGTCGAGCACCAGCACGGATGCCGGATTGCAGGCCAGCAGGCCGGAAAGTTTGCGTTGCCCCACCTGACCAAGGCCGACCACCAGACAGCGAATGCCTGAGAGCGAGATGAATATGGGGTAGAGCGGGGCGGGGGGCAGTTGTGCGCGCATGTGTGATCCAGATGGTGAAAGAAGCTTGAGGGTGAGCATACAGCAGCGCGAAATATTTTGCAAAGGGCTTGCGCGCCGCAGCATTTGCGCAACTTTGACTGTTGTGCAGCGAAGCTGCGCCGCACATTGCTTGCCTAGGTGGACAGATTGCCTTAGATTGTGGGCAATTGGCAGTTTTACGCATGCTTGCGGCTATTGACCGGTTACTGCCATCAACAACCATACGGAACGACATGCCCAAATTTTTGGTCATACAGGCGGCACGCTTTGGCGATCTGGTGCAGACCAAGCGCCTGTTGTTGAGCCTGGCCTTGCGCGGCGAGGTTCATCTTGCCGTGGATGTCAGCCTGGTTCCGCTGGCCAGGGTGCTCTATCCCTTTGCCGAGCTGCACGCCCTGTCGGTGCACGGCAGGCCCGAGGCAGAGGCGCTGGCGCGCAACACCGCTGTGCTGGACCGTTGGCAGGGCTTGCCCTTTGAAGCCGTGTACAACTGCAATTTTTCCGGCACTACTGCGGCCCTGTGCCGAGTTTTTGAGGTGGAACAGGTTCAGGGGTACCGGCCAGAGGCCGGGGGCATTTCGCGCTCGCCCTGGGCGCGTCTTGGCTTCCGCCTCAGTGAGCGGCGCGCGCTGGCAACGATGAATCTTGTGGATTTTTGGGCGCATTTTGCACCAGAGCCGGTTGAGCCCCGCAGGGTCAACCCTGTGGCGACCCCCGGCGGGCGAGGGCTCGGCGTGGTGCTGGCAGGGCGCGAATCGCGCCGCTCGTTGCCCGTGCCCGTGCTGGCCGAGGTGGTGCGCACAGCCTTTGGGGCATTGGGCGGCCCGCGCATTCTGTTGCTGGGTTCAAGGGCGGAGCAGCCCGCTGCCCGTCAACTCTTGCGGCAGTTGCCTGGCAAGATGCTCGACAGGGTGGAAGATTGCAGCGGCAAAACAGACTGGCCCTCCCTTGTGGACGCCGTAGACGGGCTGGATGCGCTGATCACGCCCGATACGGGCATCATGCACCTTGGCGCGCACCTTGGCGTGCCTGTGCTTGGTTTTTTTCTCTCTTCAGCCTGGCTGCACGAAACCGGGCCATACGGCGAGGGCCATCATGTGTGGCAGACGGCGCGCTCCTGCGGGCCGTGTCTTGAAACCGCCCCTTGTCCCTACGATGTAGCCTGTGGTCAGCCCCTGGCGCAGGTGGAGCTTTTGCGCTCCATTGCCGCAGTACTTGCCCGTCTAAAATCGGGCGCGCCCTTTGCCGTCGCACAGGCGGAATCATGGCCGCCCCTGCCAGCGGATTTGCAGTTGTGGCGCACGGGCATGGACTCCTTGGGCACGCTGCCGCACCTGCTCGCGGGAAGTGACCCGCATGCGCAGGAGCGCAGGCGCGTGCGCGATTTTCTGGCTGCGCGCCTGCATCTGCCCATGCCGGACGAAAGCGCCGCTCTTGCCCCGCAAGCTCCGAATCTTGACGAATGGCTTTATAACGATGCGGACTGGATGTTGCCGCCAGGGAGATACTGCTGATGCCCGCCGCTCCTCTGCGAATTCTTGTGGTGCTGCCCATGTACGGCGGCTCGCTGCCCATCGGCCGCTACTGCGCCAGCGCCCTCAGCGGGCTGGGGCACAGCGTGCGCGTGTTTGAGGCTCCCTTGCTGCATCCGGCCTTTACCGGGCTGCGCGGCCTTGGGTTGGCCCCGACGCAGACTGCCCAACTGGAAAATTCTTTTTTGCAGGTGGTTTCTCAGGCCGTGTGGGCGCAGGTTCAGGCGCAGGAGCCGCATCTGGTGCTGGCCCTGGCGCAGGCTCCCATAGGGCGCAGCCTGTTGCAGCGTTTGCGCAGGTCGGGCGTGCGTACAGCCATGTGGTTTGTGGAAGATCACGAGGTTTTTGATTACTGGAAGGCCTACGCACCACTGTACGATGTTTTTGCCGTTATCCAGAAAGAGCCTTTTTTATCCATGCTCTCGGGCATCGGGCAGGGCAATGCCCTGTATCTGCCGCTGGCGGCCCAGCCGGATTTCCACAAGCCACTGGAGCTGACCGAGCAGGAAAAGCGCGAATATGGGGCCGATATCGGCTTTCTTGGCGCGGGTTACCCCAACCGTCGGCTGGCTTTTCGTCAGCTTGTGGGGCGTGATTTTAAAATCTGGGGGTCGGACTGGGACGGCGAGAGCCTGCTTGCGCCCCACGTGCAGCGCGGCGGCGCGCGCATTGATGCGGATGAGAGCGTCAAAATCTACAATGCCACGCGCGTCAACCTGAATCTGCACTCGAGCCTTGGCACTGCGGAGCTTGTGAGCAAGGGTGATTTTGTCAATCCGCGCACTTTTGAACTGGCGTGCATGGGGGCCTTTCAGCTTGTGGACAGGCGGGCGCTCATGCCCGAGCTGTTTGCGCAGGATGAACTGGCAACCTTTGGCACGCTGGAAGAATTTTACGCGGGCATCGAGTATTTTCTGGCCCATCCGGACGAACGTCATGCCTTTGCCGCCCGCGCAAGGGAGCGGGTGTTGCGCGATCATACGTACGAGCAACGCATGGCTGCGCTGCTCGACTTTGTGGAGCAGCGCCTCGGCCCCTGGCCGGTGGAGCTGGGTTCTTCCGGCGGCATGCCGCCCGATGTTGAGGCCGTGCTTTCGCCCGAGATTCGCAGGGACATGGCGGCGATGTTGCAGGGGCTTGGCCTTGGCCCCAATGCCGGATTTGATGATGTCATCAATGCCTTGCGCGCCCGTAGCGGCGTGTTGACAGAAACCGAGGCTGCCCTGCTGTTTCTCGATGAATGGCGCAGGCAATACGGCAAAAAATAACTTTCCAATATAGTTGCATAATTCCTAGTGCGCCATGCCCGGTTTTGCCAGCAGCGCGCAGATATGAAAAACCCCGCCGTAGAGGCGGGGTTTTT contains:
- a CDS encoding precorrin-2 dehydrogenase/sirohydrochlorin ferrochelatase family protein, which translates into the protein MRAQLPPAPLYPIFISLSGIRCLVVGLGQVGQRKLSGLLACNPASVLVLDPAGPATESAPEAAELLRDPRVHFERRACETADLNGCGLVFAATGSAAENSRIAALCAVAGILCNSASNPDEGCFQVPAVARSTPLAAALSTGGASPALARRWKGELERWLEPRSRMATLMGRLRPLVLALGHDTGQNTGLFRKLAESPLQQWLEEHDHENCTRYLQAALPPALHANIAELLHDLP
- the ccsA gene encoding cytochrome c biogenesis protein CcsA, which produces MISPEFSTAVTLLLYGSASVAGLAGVAARSALWRKIGCSVALAGFACQTLMLFLGFHKALPGGLSAGAYFQLMAWFVVLCGIAAWAKLRQEIPLVFATPLGLMLFAMSAPYLASVVQVPPSLNTSFYALHIGSLFLSLALLALAFAAGALFLFMEGRIKSKLTMKGFWLDMPALSMLDKINAITTMIGFPMYTLGIVSGLIWAKPVFGGTVTGDPKEVISIVIWLFYSVLFHNRLTKGWKGRKPAQLAVFVFILCLFSIIVVNTFMETHHAFIRR
- a CDS encoding glycosyltransferase family 9 protein is translated as MPKFLVIQAARFGDLVQTKRLLLSLALRGEVHLAVDVSLVPLARVLYPFAELHALSVHGRPEAEALARNTAVLDRWQGLPFEAVYNCNFSGTTAALCRVFEVEQVQGYRPEAGGISRSPWARLGFRLSERRALATMNLVDFWAHFAPEPVEPRRVNPVATPGGRGLGVVLAGRESRRSLPVPVLAEVVRTAFGALGGPRILLLGSRAEQPAARQLLRQLPGKMLDRVEDCSGKTDWPSLVDAVDGLDALITPDTGIMHLGAHLGVPVLGFFLSSAWLHETGPYGEGHHVWQTARSCGPCLETAPCPYDVACGQPLAQVELLRSIAAVLARLKSGAPFAVAQAESWPPLPADLQLWRTGMDSLGTLPHLLAGSDPHAQERRRVRDFLAARLHLPMPDESAALAPQAPNLDEWLYNDADWMLPPGRYC
- the hemA gene encoding glutamyl-tRNA reductase, which encodes MDCDIFLVGLNHRTASVDVRERFALVNHCDEEHWAVPCVGAVSESVILSTCNRVELLAAGNGDVAGQMLENWAVARGAKPEELKPYVYVHKNLEAVRHLFSVASSLDSMVLGEPQILGQLKTAYRKAVKCHATGVILNRLVHKAFSVAKRVRTETAVASSAVSISYAAVELAKRIFGDMKTHKAMLVGAGEMAELAAMHLLQSGIDEILVANRTLERGQELAKQFKGRAIPFEDMAEHLTEVDIIITSTGSQEPIIRARDIRAVLKARKNRPMFFIDIAVPRDIDPDVNGLDNVYLYDIDDLKEVVEENLATRRDEAAKAADIVNEEVLLFSRWLSSLDVQPTIVDLIQRGERMGQEELAKTLKRLGPVNDETRDALEALVGALVRKLNHDPIMFLKRGSMSQEGNGPRISIARRIFNLDKTGCPYSEEH
- a CDS encoding CgeB family protein, yielding MPAAPLRILVVLPMYGGSLPIGRYCASALSGLGHSVRVFEAPLLHPAFTGLRGLGLAPTQTAQLENSFLQVVSQAVWAQVQAQEPHLVLALAQAPIGRSLLQRLRRSGVRTAMWFVEDHEVFDYWKAYAPLYDVFAVIQKEPFLSMLSGIGQGNALYLPLAAQPDFHKPLELTEQEKREYGADIGFLGAGYPNRRLAFRQLVGRDFKIWGSDWDGESLLAPHVQRGGARIDADESVKIYNATRVNLNLHSSLGTAELVSKGDFVNPRTFELACMGAFQLVDRRALMPELFAQDELATFGTLEEFYAGIEYFLAHPDERHAFAARARERVLRDHTYEQRMAALLDFVEQRLGPWPVELGSSGGMPPDVEAVLSPEIRRDMAAMLQGLGLGPNAGFDDVINALRARSGVLTETEAALLFLDEWRRQYGKK